The genomic region CTTGCCATGCACACCACCGAGCCGTTGTCCGCCACCACCTCGCGCGACGCGCTCGACACCGTGTCGATGCGAGCGGTGCCGGAGGAACCGTGGCGCACCATGCGGCGGACGGTGTTCGACGTCGCGGACCGCACCATGACCACCGCTTCTACCTCGGCGACGGTGAGCACGGCACGGCCCGCTACTCCGACGAGCTCACCTTCACGGCGAGGAAGATCGGCCGGTAGGGGGCGAGCCCGGTCCGGGAGGAGCGGTCGAGGGCTCCGCCGCGGGCGGCCCGGGCGCGGTCGACACCGGTGCCGGCGGCTCGTTCGTCACCGGCGCGGGCGGGGGAGACCCGCTGCTCACCGACAGCGTCACGGCCGTGCCCCGGAACGCGATCCCCTGCGGCGACTGGGCGACCACCGCGCCGGGCGGCCGCGGCGAGCTGACCGACACCGTCGTCACCTGGTACCCGGCCTCCTTCAACATGGCCGAGGCCTTGTTCAGGTCCGCCCCGACGACATCGGGCACCTTCATCTGCGCGTCGCCGTGCAGGAAGCGCTCCTCCACCGGCGGCAGCGGCTTCTCCGGCAGCTCCGCGTGCACCTTCATCATCGTCTCGAACCAGGTCGCCGCGGGCACGGTGCCGCCGTAGATGTTGCCCTCGGGGCACAGCTGCGGTGCTCCCGAACCGACGCAGATGCCCTTCGGCGAGGTGCTGTCGTTGAACACCTGCACGGCGCCGGCGTAGTCAGGCGTGGCGCCCACGTACGCGGCGGACTTGTACTCCTCGGTCGTGCCGGTCTTGCCCATCATCGGGCGCGTCCAGCCGGCCTTGCGCGCGCTGTACGCGGCCGTGCCCTGGCCCTTGCTGTCCTCGCTCAGCCCGTTGGCGAGCGCGTTGGCGAGCGGTTCGGGCACGGCCTGCTCGCACGGCGGGCGGACCAGCTCGACGGGTTTGCCGTCGCGGTCGACCACCCGGCGCACCGGCGTCGGCTTGCACCACGTGCCACCGCTCATGATCGTCGCGGCGACGTTCGCGAGCTCCAGGGTGCTGGACGGGGCGGGGCCGAGGGTGAAGGAGGCGTTGTTGTTCTCGGCGTAGAACTGGGCCTGGGACACGCGCAGGTCCTTCGCCGCCTTCGGGTCCGGCGCCACACCGGCGATGTTGGTGGCCATCGTCTTGCGCATGCCGAGCTTCGAGGCCATGTCCACCACCGACTGCAGGCCCGCCTTCTCCTCCAGGATCACGAACGCCGTGTTGGGCGAGGTCGCGAGGGCCTGGCGCAACGGCATCTGCGGCGGGTACCGGTCATTGTGGTTGGACAGGCAGTACCAGTAGGTGTTCGGCTCGCCCGTGCTCGGGCAGGACGCCGCACCGCCCTTGAACACCTTCGAGGTGTAGGTGTTGGGGGAGGCGACGACCGTGTCGATGCCGATGCCCTTCTCCAGCGCGGCGGCGGCGGTGAAGATCTTGTACACCGAACCGGTGCCGAACTTGTTCTCCACGCCGCTCGGCAGGTCGAACTGGGTCTGGAACTTCTCCTTGTCGAGCCCGTAGTCGCGGTTGGCCACCAGCGCCACGACCTCGTGCGCGTCCTTGCCCGGCTTCACCACTGCCATCGTGTTCGCCACGCCCGGCGTGGTCTTCGGCGCCTGCGCCTCGACGGCCAGCTTGGCGTGCTCGGTGATCTTCGGGTCCAGCGTGGTCTCGATCCGGTACCCGCCGATCTTGAGCTCCTCCAGGTTGAAGCCCGCCTCGGTCAGGTACTCGACCAGGAACGAGCAGAAGAAGCCGTACGACGGACCGGCGCCGACGCAGCCGGTCTGCAGTGGACGGACGGGCGTCTGCAGGCCGAG from Lentzea guizhouensis harbors:
- a CDS encoding transglycosylase domain-containing protein, which encodes MDRKRIASCVSRLAVLCLVAGVLVAGLLFPVAGTLGTVSNKLSDQVKSTLALMLNNQPPLMTTVVDKDGAPIAHLYDQYRVRTPPDKISEHMKTALFAIEDRRFYDHNGVDWLATARALARNNASGEVEQGASTLTQQYVKNYLVHVLARTDKSAQQDAQEQSISRKLREARIAVGLEMALSKDEILARYLDLVPFGSTIFGIGAAAQAYFDTTPDKLTVTQSATLAGMVNSPTALDPEARPDKALQRRNLVIDAMVIDGKLSKEEADRHKAAPLGLQTPVRPLQTGCVGAGPSYGFFCSFLVEYLTEAGFNLEELKIGGYRIETTLDPKITEHAKLAVEAQAPKTTPGVANTMAVVKPGKDAHEVVALVANRDYGLDKEKFQTQFDLPSGVENKFGTGSVYKIFTAAAALEKGIGIDTVVASPNTYTSKVFKGGAASCPSTGEPNTYWYCLSNHNDRYPPQMPLRQALATSPNTAFVILEEKAGLQSVVDMASKLGMRKTMATNIAGVAPDPKAAKDLRVSQAQFYAENNNASFTLGPAPSSTLELANVAATIMSGGTWCKPTPVRRVVDRDGKPVELVRPPCEQAVPEPLANALANGLSEDSKGQGTAAYSARKAGWTRPMMGKTGTTEEYKSAAYVGATPDYAGAVQVFNDSTSPKGICVGSGAPQLCPEGNIYGGTVPAATWFETMMKVHAELPEKPLPPVEERFLHGDAQMKVPDVVGADLNKASAMLKEAGYQVTTVSVSSPRPPGAVVAQSPQGIAFRGTAVTLSVSSGSPPPAPVTNEPPAPVSTAPGPPAAEPSTAPPGPGSPPTGRSSSP